From a single Athene noctua chromosome 2, bAthNoc1.hap1.1, whole genome shotgun sequence genomic region:
- the LOC141957004 gene encoding solute carrier family 22 member 13-like: MSGVREIWKAVGDFGPFQKCLVLLTFFPCLSVAFHQFCQLFMVPHVPHHCDTSWIRAIGPNLTEEEQLNLTLPRDVDGTYEQCSMYLPVDLDLGSIVAYGLNATEKCSSGWVYPSAQQPSLLTEFDLVCDRKYLNDISQSIYMVGLLLGAMIFGPLSDRIGRRPVILISIFLQGLFGVGIAFVPHFYVYMAFRCVVGATVSGITMTILALATEWVGVSSRPKAVLISHCFFAIGQMILAGLSYGIRNWRLLEIAGSAPVFVLFFYIWVLPESARWLVTKGRIEEAKKVLQKAASINKRTIPPGLLEQLKPETQTKSGSTLDLFRKKHLRKVTLIMLCTWFVNSLVYYGLSLNVTNFGLDIYLTQLAFGAVEIPARVSCIFMLQWFGRKKSQAVLLLLSGLVCLIITGISEDQPVATTVLAIIGKFTASASFSTSYVYSAELFPTVIRQTGVGLCSMSARVAGIMAPLIRLLGQYHQAIPMAIFGSIPVVGGLLCFLLPETRGTDLVDDTGDGCPPAEVCENTHSSSENGHVKGKDCGQVNEYTKTTYF; encoded by the exons ATGTCAGGCGTCAGGGAAATTTGGAAGGCGGTTGGTGACTTTGGGCCATTTCAGAAATGCCTGGTGCTGCTCACCTTCTTTCCCTGCCTCAGTGTGGCTTTCCACCAGTTTTGCCAACTTTTTATGGTTCCACATGTGCCACATCACTGTGACACCAGCTGGATCCGTGCCATCGGCCCCAACCTGACAGAAGAAGAGCAGCTGAACCTCACTCTGCCCCGAGATGTGGACGGGACATACGAACAGTGCTCTATGTACTTGCCGGTGGACTTGGACCTGGGCTCTATCGTGGCATATGGCCTGAATGCTACAGAGAAGTGCAGCAGTGGCTGGGTGTACCCTTCAGCACAACAACCATCTCTGCTTACCGAG TTTGACCTGGTGTGTGACAGGAAGTATCTGAATGACATCTCCCAGTCCATCTACATGGTGGGGCTTCTCCTAGGAGCCATGATCTTTGGGCCACTAAGTGACAG gATCGGCCGCCGGCCAGTCATTCTGATCTCCATCTTTCTTCAGGGCTTGTTTGGTGTAGGAATTGCTTTTGTGCCCCATTTCTATGTGTACATGGCCTTCAGATGTGTTGTGGGGGCTACGGTGTCAGGGATCACCATGACGATACTGGCCTTAG CTACAGAATGGGTTGGTGTCTCCTCCCGGCCAAAGGCAGTGCTtatttctcactgcttttttGCCATCGGACAGATGATTTTGGCTGGCTTGAGTTATGGTATTCGCAACTGGAGGCTGCTGGAGATTGCAGGATCTGCTCCAGTGTTTGTCCTTTTCTTCTACATCTG GGTGCTACCAGAATCAGCTCGGTGGCTGGTGACAAAAGGCAGAATAGAAGAAGCTAAGAAGGTCCTTCAGAAGGCAGCATCCATCAACAAGCGCACCATCCCACCAGGACTCCTTGAGCAG TTGAAGCCTGAGACACAGACCAAGTCTGGAAGTACTCTGGATCTCTTTCGGAAGAAGCACCTCCGGAAGGTGACTTTAATCATGTTGTGCACCTG GTTTGTGAACAGCCTTGTCTACTATGGGCTGAGTCTGAATGTGACGAATTTTGGTCTGGACATCTACCTGACACAGCTTGCATTTGGAGCCGTGGAAATCCCAGCCCGTGTTTCTTGTATCTTCATGCTGCAGTGGTttgggaggaagaaaagccaggCTGTTCTCCTGCTGCTGAGTGGCCTTGTGTGTCTGATCATCACTGGCATCTCTGAAG ACCAGCCTGTGGCGACCACAGTCCTGGCCATCATCGGCAAATTTACAgcctcagcctccttctccacCTCCTATGTCTACTCCGCAGAGCTCTTCCCCACGGTCATCAG GCAGACCGGCGTGGGGCTGTGCTCGATGTCTGCACGGGTGGCAGGGATCATGGCCCCGCTGATCCGCCTCCTGGGCCAGTACCACCAGGCCATCCCCATGGCCATCTTCGGGAGCATCCCCGTGGTGGGGGGgctgctctgctttctgctgcctgaGACCCGTGGCACTGACCTGGTGGATGACACGGGGGATGGCTGCCCCCCAGCTGAG GTCTGTGAAAATAcccacagcagctctgaaaatGGACACGTGAAAGGAAAAGATTGTGGCCAAGTCAATGAGTACACAAAGACCACTTACTTCTAG